Within Bradymonas sediminis, the genomic segment AGGAGATCTCGGGAATCAGCGCGGGCGGCCAGGACGGTTCGGGTCGGGCACGCGGCGGATATAGCACCATCACCCCGTCGGTCACGATCAGTGAGGCCGAACTGCTCACCATCGCGCAGACCCGCGGCGAGCTGATGATTCTTCTGCGTAACTCCGAAGACGTCGAGCAGGGAACGATCAAGAGCACGACCCTACGCCGCGTGCTGGAGGACCTCGAGGTCATCAACACGATCCGCCACACGCGTCAGAAGACCAAGCGTCCGGCGAAAAAGAAAGAGCCGGAAGGACCGGTCATCTTCCGCGGCTCGGATCGCTAAGCAAACGTTCATAATATATGAACTTACAATCGAAAACACGGCGTGGATCGACTCCCCCTTACCCCTGTATAGAGGCAGGAGGGGGTAGCCCACCCCGTGTTTTTGAGTTTTAAGGCGCGAAATTTGCGCTCGCGCCGCGCGAGAAATGCAGTAACTGGAAAATAAGCGGGCATACCAGGGGCAACATAGCTTACAAGATAGCTAATCTTGATGTATGCTCGGGCAGAACGCTTGAATGTTTATTGAAATTATGGTGCCCCACAGCGGGCTACTGATATGGCTCACCCGAAACCGGGCTGGGTTTTTGGATGGAATCGAGGAGTGATATGCGGCAGTACAAACGGTTGGGACTACTCTTAGTGATGTTGCTTGCGAGTTCGGCAGTCGTGGTGACCCACGCGCCGAGTGAAGTTCATGCACAGGCGCCGGACAAAGAGTTTAATCTCGCGGTCGGCGAGACGCTGACCTTCAGTGGTCGTGGTGTGCGTTCGGTAAGTATCGGACTTCCCAATATCGCGGACGCCCAGGTCATCAGCAACGGACAACTCTTGGTGACCGCCAAGCAGCCCGGCACGACCACCATCAATATCAACGGCAGCAGCGGACAGCGCACCCTCTTGGTCCGCGTCGTCGGCACCAACCCGCAGTCGCTGGCCGAAGAGGTCCGCGAGGTGCTCGGGTCGGCCTCGGGCGTCGAAGTTCGCGTGGTGAAGGGGCGCGTCCTGCTCGAGGGCGAGGTGTCCGGCGAGCAGTTTAAGCGCAAGATCGACGTGATGACGGGGCTTTACCCCAACCAACTGCTTAACTTCACGACCTATCGCGAGGCGTTCGTTGAGGACGCTCGCATGGTCGCCGTGGACCTCTACTTCGTCCAACTCGCCACCGTGAATCGTGACGAGCTTGGCGTGAAGTGGGGCCAGTTTGTCGGGGCGAACTATACGTTCGGCACCGGCGATGTGCCGCTGTATTACGGCAATAACGCTCAGCTCGAGTCGGGCGTGCTGCCCGGTAAGACCGGCACCCTGCTCTCGGAGCCGGCCCGGCTCACCGGCGGCGACGGCCTGACCTCCTATTTCTCGATGGTCGGCCAGGTCAACGTTGCCCTGGACTTCCTGGTCTCCAACGGCCTGGTCAAGACCATCAACCATGGCAAGATCATCACCGAGGCAGGCAAGGCCGCCGAGTATCATAACGGTGGTACGCTGCTGATTAAGATCGCCGGCACGCAGGTCGCGACCCTCGAAGAGATCCCGTACGGGCTCGAGGTCAAAGTCACGCCGGTTATCGACGTAAATGACCAGGTGAAGCTCGACATCGTCATGGACTTCAGCGAGCTGGATTACTCCAACGCCGTCGACAATATCCCCGCGCTGCGAAACACCTCGGTCGTCAGCGTGGTCAACACCGTGGCTGACCAGTCGGTGCTGATCTCGAGCCAGATGAATATCAACGATACCTCCAACACCAGCGGTATCTGGATGCTCTCGCGCATTCCGATCCTCGGCTGGATGTTCAAGAGCCGCAACTTCCTGGGCAGCTCCCTGGATAACGCGCTCTTCGTGACGCCGCGGGTCTACAAGCCGGGCAAGCAGGTTCATGAAGAGATGATCGACGGCGTCTTTAAGGGACTGATGGACGCCGGCGCGGAACCCGAGGACCTGCCGGACCTTATGACCCAAAAGGCATCTCGTAGTGCTGCCCCTGCGGCGCCTGCTGAGACGCAAGAGGACCCGGCGCTTCTGGAGTAAAAGAGTAAAGCGCGCGGCATCGGTCGGCTCCTGTTGGCCGGTGCCGCGCGCCTAAATAGTCCGACCCGCCGGCCAAACCCCCTTTGACCACAGTATGGAAAGATGAAGCAAATACGTGTGCTCGATAGTAATGGGCAGGAATATCTCTACCCGGTCGACAAAGCGGTCGCCGAAGTCTCGTTGGGGCGCAGTAAGAGCAACGATATTGTCTTGAGCAGCAAGGCAGTAAGCCGGCGCCACGCGATCATTAAGGTGATGGGGGAGCGCATTGTGCTGGTGAACCAGTCCGCCAACGGCGTTCTGGTGGGTAACCAGCGGGTCGATCGCGTCCACGAACTGGCCCTCGGCGAATTCGCGGCCATCGACACCTATCAATTTTGTGTCGAGGATGTCGCCGGGCAGGTCGGCCATCAGCGCGCGCCACGCCGGCGTGACCGCGTCGCCGGGCGACGGGAATCCCGAGGCAGCGCAAGCACCACCGCGCATATGCCGGCCCAGAGCCGCCCGCGCGCTACCTCCCGCCCCGCGATCAGCGAGGGCGCCGCGCTGGCAGCCGCGCCGTCCCCCCCGCTGGCGTCGGCCTCCCCGCTCGGCAACCACCGTGATCTCGACAGTTATCTTGGCAAAATTGCCCCGGCGACCGACTTCGAGGAGCCGCGCATAAACCTCTCCGGGCAGCCGGTGCAGGTGATCGACCGCGCCAAGCGTATGGCCCTGGTCGAGGTTAAGGCGATGTTGCACGACGCGCTTAAAGAGCGTCTTGACCTCCATAGTTTTGAAATTACCGACTATCGTACTCCGCGCACGGTCCGCCAGGTTTCGGAGCGACTCAAGCAGTTGCTCGAGATTCACGCCCACGCGATCCCGCCCCCTTACAGCCGCGATGACGTCTTCAAGGAGTTGATGGACGAGGTCTGCGGGCTTGGCCCGATTGAGGACCTTATTAAGCACCGAAAGGTCACCGAGATTATGGTCGTCGACCGCGACCATATCTACGCCGAGCTCAACGGGGACATCGTGCTGACGGACCGCTTCTTCAATGACGAGAAGTCGATGATGACCGTCATCGAGCGAATCGTTATCCCGCGCGGCCGCCGCATCGATGAGTCGAACCCGCTGGTCGATACCCGACTCGCCGACGGTTCGCGTGTGAACGCCGTCATTCCGCCGCTCGCCCTTAAAGACCCCTGCCTGACGATTCGTAAATTCCCCGAAGATCGCCTCGGCGTCGGGGACCTGGTGGGCTTTAAGAGTATGACCCCGGAGATGGCTAAATTCCTGGGTCGCTCGGTGCGCGCGCGCAAAAATATCGTCATTTCGGGTGGTACCGGTTCCGGTAAGACGACGCTGCTCAACGTGTTGTCCAGCTTTATTGGGGTGACCGAGCGTGTTGTCACCATTGAGGATGCCGCCGAGCTCCAGATGCAGCAGGAGCACGTGGTCAGCCTTGAGACCAAGCCGCCCAACCTCGAGGGCAAGGGCGAGGTGTCGATCCGTGACCTGGTGAAGAACGCCCTGCGTATGCGCCCCGACCGGATTGTCGTCGGTGAGTGTCGTGGCGGCGAGGCGCTCGACATGCTCCAGGCGATGAACACGGGCCATGACGGCTCGATGACCACGGTCCATAGCAATAGTCCGACCGAGGCGATTTCGCGTCTGGAAACCCTGGTGCTGATGAGCGGCATGGAGCTGCCATCGCGCGCCATCCGCCAGCAGATCGCCAACTCTATCGACCTCATCGTGCAGCAGTCGCGCTTCAGCGACGGCAGCCGGCGCATCTCATATATCACCGAGGTCTGCGGGATCGACGAGGACGAGCATATTCGCCTCGAGGATATCTATCGCTACCGTCAGACCCACGTGGATCAGGATATGAAGGTTCACGGCTACCACCTGGCGACAGGGTATCTGCCGAGCTTTCTCAACACCTTCTTGGTGCAGGGCTTGGCCGATGAGGACGATTTTTTCTAAGATTTCGGTGTTTTTCGCGCCGGGAACGTGGTTGCGCTACCCCGGGCTCAGCGATACAATCGGAGTTGTTGAGGACGTATAATTTTAGGACGAAGGTACGTGCTCACGAAACGTGGCGCGTGACGCCGTTATTTCGAAGTTTTCTCAATCGGGAGTCACGAAAGTGCTCTATCTTTGGTTAGCACTCATCGCAGTTTTTCTAGCCTGTGTCTTGGCCGTCATCGGCGGTGGAGACTGGGTGGCCGGCCGAGTTGCTCAGGAGCGAGGCGTCTACGAGCGCATCGTGGGTAAGGAACTCTACCGGCTCTTCTTGAACGTGACTCCGCAAGAGTTCGTTCTGATCCATATTTTCATCACCCTGGCCGGCGCTGGCATCGGCGTGCTCGCCCTGGGCGGCGTGATCGGCGGTGTGGGCGGGTTGGTCGCCGGGTTCTTCGCGCCGCGCCTGTGGCTCAAGCGCGAGTGGTCCGCGCGAATCCGTCAGATCGACGAGCAGATCGAGGAAGCCATGATCTATATGGCCAACTCCTTTAAGGCGAACCCGTCGCTGCCTGAGGCGATGGCCGACGTCACCACGGCGATGCCTGCGCCTATCAGCCAGGAGCTGCAGGTTATGCTGCGCGAGTACAAACTCGGCACCCCATTGGATGACTGCCTGATTCGCCTGCAGCAGCGCATGCCCGCCCGAAACCTCGAATTGGCGATCTCGGCGCTCCTGGTCGGACGTACCGTCGGCGGCGATATCCCCAAGATTCTTGAAGACATTGGTTCCACCATCCGCGAGAGCTACCGGCTTGAGCGCGTCATCGATACTCAGACCGCCCAGGGTAAAATGCAGGCGTGGGTCATGGGGTCGATGCCCGCCATCGTCGTCACGGTGTTCTACCTGATGGACCCGGAGCTCATCGGTCCGCTCTTCAACACCCTGACCGGCTATCTTATTTTGTCGGTCGCCATCGTTCTCAATATCATCGGTGTGATTCTAATTCTTAAAATCGTCAACATTCGCGTCTAAGACCGGGATTTCATCGTGGACTTATTGTTAAGCCTGAACCCAACCATACTCATCGTCAGCGCGGCGGCGCTGATGTTCCTATCTTTCGCGCTTCTGACCTACGGCTTTGTGCCCGACGAGGTCCAAGAAGATGAGATTTACGGTTATCGGCTCACCAAGCGCGCCCGTTTGCTCCAGGAGGAGACGCTCTACGCCCTGGCGTTGCCGATGATTAAGGTGTTCGCGCATTATTTCCGGATGGTGCCCGAGACCGATAACTTCATCGAGCGGATTCGCAAGAACCTGCGCACCGAGCTGCCGCGCTCGGGCTATATGGGCGCGTTTACCCCGAACGAGTTCCTGGGCACCTGCTGCACCGTGGGCCTGGGGGCTTTCACCTTCGTGCTGGTTTTCTCGACCCTCTTTGCCGAGTCCGCGAATATTCCGATCGCCATCATCTTCGGCATCGCCTCGCTCTATTTTCCGTTTCTTAGCCTCAGCGGCGCGATCGCCAACCGGCTCATCGAGATCGACCGACGACTGCCCTATACCATCGACCTGATGGTCCTCTCGATGCGCGCAGGCCTCGACTTCATGACCGCGTTGGACCGCGTCGTGACCCGCGGCCAGCAGCAGAACCCGGATGACCCGATGATCCAAGAGTTCGGCGTGGTTCTCCAGGAGATGCGCGTCGGTACGTCGAAATCCGACGCCCTGCTCAACCTGTGTGAGCGGGTCGACTCCGACTATCTCAACTCCATGGTCGGCGCGATCATTCAGTCCGAGAAGCGTGGTACCCCGCTGGCCACGGTCCTCGAAATCCAGATCGACACCATTCGAAATAAGCGTACGCAGAAGATCGAGAAAGCGGCCAGTGAGGCTGCGGTTAAGGTCCTATTTCCGTTGATGTTCATTTTCGCGGCGGTTGTCGTCGTGGTCATGGGCGCCATGATCTTGAAAGTCAAAGGATCTTCCTAATACGAAGAACTCCGGAAGCCGATTACTTTTAATAAGGTATAATCACGATGCCGTCTTTTTGGCTCGAGCACGAAGAACACGGGCAAACACGAGATTTCAGTTTTCAGTCCACGACGGTCTCGATTGGGCGCGATAAAGCGTCGGATTTTGTCCTAGACCACCCCACCGTATCGCGAAAACACGCCGTCATTGCCTATAAGCACGGCTCGTTCTATC encodes:
- a CDS encoding type II secretion system F family protein, which encodes MLYLWLALIAVFLACVLAVIGGGDWVAGRVAQERGVYERIVGKELYRLFLNVTPQEFVLIHIFITLAGAGIGVLALGGVIGGVGGLVAGFFAPRLWLKREWSARIRQIDEQIEEAMIYMANSFKANPSLPEAMADVTTAMPAPISQELQVMLREYKLGTPLDDCLIRLQQRMPARNLELAISALLVGRTVGGDIPKILEDIGSTIRESYRLERVIDTQTAQGKMQAWVMGSMPAIVVTVFYLMDPELIGPLFNTLTGYLILSVAIVLNIIGVILILKIVNIRV
- a CDS encoding type II secretion system F family protein; its protein translation is MDLLLSLNPTILIVSAAALMFLSFALLTYGFVPDEVQEDEIYGYRLTKRARLLQEETLYALALPMIKVFAHYFRMVPETDNFIERIRKNLRTELPRSGYMGAFTPNEFLGTCCTVGLGAFTFVLVFSTLFAESANIPIAIIFGIASLYFPFLSLSGAIANRLIEIDRRLPYTIDLMVLSMRAGLDFMTALDRVVTRGQQQNPDDPMIQEFGVVLQEMRVGTSKSDALLNLCERVDSDYLNSMVGAIIQSEKRGTPLATVLEIQIDTIRNKRTQKIEKAASEAAVKVLFPLMFIFAAVVVVVMGAMILKVKGSS
- a CDS encoding type II and III secretion system protein family protein yields the protein MRQYKRLGLLLVMLLASSAVVVTHAPSEVHAQAPDKEFNLAVGETLTFSGRGVRSVSIGLPNIADAQVISNGQLLVTAKQPGTTTININGSSGQRTLLVRVVGTNPQSLAEEVREVLGSASGVEVRVVKGRVLLEGEVSGEQFKRKIDVMTGLYPNQLLNFTTYREAFVEDARMVAVDLYFVQLATVNRDELGVKWGQFVGANYTFGTGDVPLYYGNNAQLESGVLPGKTGTLLSEPARLTGGDGLTSYFSMVGQVNVALDFLVSNGLVKTINHGKIITEAGKAAEYHNGGTLLIKIAGTQVATLEEIPYGLEVKVTPVIDVNDQVKLDIVMDFSELDYSNAVDNIPALRNTSVVSVVNTVADQSVLISSQMNINDTSNTSGIWMLSRIPILGWMFKSRNFLGSSLDNALFVTPRVYKPGKQVHEEMIDGVFKGLMDAGAEPEDLPDLMTQKASRSAAPAAPAETQEDPALLE
- a CDS encoding ATPase, T2SS/T4P/T4SS family, which produces MKQIRVLDSNGQEYLYPVDKAVAEVSLGRSKSNDIVLSSKAVSRRHAIIKVMGERIVLVNQSANGVLVGNQRVDRVHELALGEFAAIDTYQFCVEDVAGQVGHQRAPRRRDRVAGRRESRGSASTTAHMPAQSRPRATSRPAISEGAALAAAPSPPLASASPLGNHRDLDSYLGKIAPATDFEEPRINLSGQPVQVIDRAKRMALVEVKAMLHDALKERLDLHSFEITDYRTPRTVRQVSERLKQLLEIHAHAIPPPYSRDDVFKELMDEVCGLGPIEDLIKHRKVTEIMVVDRDHIYAELNGDIVLTDRFFNDEKSMMTVIERIVIPRGRRIDESNPLVDTRLADGSRVNAVIPPLALKDPCLTIRKFPEDRLGVGDLVGFKSMTPEMAKFLGRSVRARKNIVISGGTGSGKTTLLNVLSSFIGVTERVVTIEDAAELQMQQEHVVSLETKPPNLEGKGEVSIRDLVKNALRMRPDRIVVGECRGGEALDMLQAMNTGHDGSMTTVHSNSPTEAISRLETLVLMSGMELPSRAIRQQIANSIDLIVQQSRFSDGSRRISYITEVCGIDEDEHIRLEDIYRYRQTHVDQDMKVHGYHLATGYLPSFLNTFLVQGLADEDDFF